From Schistocerca americana isolate TAMUIC-IGC-003095 chromosome 9, iqSchAmer2.1, whole genome shotgun sequence, the proteins below share one genomic window:
- the LOC124551104 gene encoding zinc finger protein 239-like isoform X2 yields the protein MELKHEVESTNSGSEPESAVPVAMENDRSTDDSGDLVTNISPAAGKDGNIQCTTKQDAFCGSESDTGCLVHRCDVCKKVFAQLEDLKKHSRMKRCKLPHLCSVCHKTFTRSSSLKMHFHVHTGERPYTCSICSKTFTNSGTLLQHSRLHTGERPYVCEICNKTFTQISHLKQHAAVHTIEHSYTCDICNKTFTRSSHLKLHLQLHTGERPYICLICNKTFTQSNHLKQHSQVHSGESAYSCGICNKTFTQNSHLNRHLKLHTGERPYICGVCSKTFTQSYHLKRHSQMHTHKVP from the coding sequence TGCTGTTCCTGTTGCCATGGAGAATGACAGGAGTACTGATGACAGCGGTGATTTGGTTACCAACATTTCACCAGCTGCAGGAAAAGACGGCAATATTCAATGTACCACCAAGCAGGATGCATTCTGTGGAAGTGAAAGTGATACAGGGTGTCTTGTGCACAGGTGTGACGTCTGCAAGAAGGTGTTTGCACAATTGGAGGACCTGAAGAAGCATTCACGCATGAAGAGATGTAAACTACCTCATTTGTGCAGTGTGTGTCACAAGACGTTCACAAGGAGTAGTAGTTTGAAGATGCATTTCCATGTGCACACAGGTGAACGCCCATACACTTGTTCCATTTGCAGCAAGACATTCACAAACAGTGGCACACTATTGCAGCATTCACGGTTGCACACAGGCGAACGTCCGTACGTGTGTGAGATTTGCAACAAGACATTCACACAAATCTCTCACCTGAAGCAGCACGCAGCTGTGCACACCATTGAACACTCATACACCTGTGATATTTGCAACAAGACGTTCACAAGAAGTAGTCATCTTAAGTTGCATTTGCAGTTGCACACTGGTGAACGTCCATACATCTGTCTCATTTGCAACAAGACATTCACACAAAGTAATCACCTCAAGCAGCATTCACAGGTGCACTCCGGCGAATCTGCATATAGCTGTGGCATTTGCAACAAGACGTTCACACAAAATAGTCACcttaaccggcatttgaagctgcacACTGGTGAACGCCCATATATCTGTGGCGTTTGCAGCAAGACATTCACACAAAGTTATCATCTGAAGCGGCATTCACAGATGCACACTCACAAGGTACCCTAA